One genomic window of Saccopteryx bilineata isolate mSacBil1 chromosome 4, mSacBil1_pri_phased_curated, whole genome shotgun sequence includes the following:
- the NOP16 gene encoding nucleolar protein 16 has protein sequence MPKAKGKTRRQKFGYDVNRKRLNLNARRKAAPRIECSHIRHAWDHAKSVRQNLAEMGLAMDPNKALPFRKRKVKAMEVDVEERPEELVRKPYVLNDLEAEASLPEKKGNTLSRDLIDYVRYMVENHGEDYKAMALDEKNYYQDTPKQIRNKINVYKRFYPAEWQAFTDSLQKNKMEVE, from the exons ATGCCCAAGGCCAAGGGTAAGACCCGGAGGCAGAAGTTTGGTTACGATGTTAACCGGAAGCGTCTTAACCTTAATGCTCGACGCAAGGCAGCCCCGCGGATCGAGTG CTCCCACATCCGACATGCCTGGGACCACGCCAAGTCCGTGCGGCAGAACCTGGCCGAGATGGGGTTGGCTATGGACCCCAACAAGGCATTGCCCTTCCGTAAGAGAAAG gtgaaggccatggaggtGGATGTAGAAGAGAGGCCTGAGGAACTCGTGCGGAAACCCTATGTGTTAAATG AcctggaggcagaggccagcctcccagaaaagaaaggaaatactcTGTCTCGGGACCTCATAGACTATGTTCGCTACATGGTGGAGAACCACGGGGAGGACTATAAG GCTATGGCCCTGGATGAGAAGAATTACTATCAAGATACCCCAAAACAGATTCGGAATAAGATCAATGTCTATAAGCGCTTTTACCCAGCGGAGTGGCAAGCCTTCACTGATTCTTTGCAGAAGAATAAGATGGAAGTTGAGTGA
- the HIGD2A gene encoding HIG1 domain family member 2A, mitochondrial → MATSDPMTPKASFEPSQPPVIEGFSPSVYGNQESFKEKFLRKTYENPMVPIGCLGTAAALTYGLYCFHRGQSQRSQLMMRTRIAAQGFTVAAILLGLAASALKSGR, encoded by the exons ATGGCTACTTCTGACCCTATGACTCCGAAGGCAAGCTTTGAACCGTCGCAGCCCCCAGTCATTGAGGGCTTTAGCCCCAGTGTTTACGGCAACCAGGAAAGCTTCAAGGAAAAGTTCCTTCGTAAGACTTACGAGAACCCAATGGTACCCATAG GCTGCCTGGGCACGGCGGCCGCCCTTACCTACGGCCTCTACTGCTTCCACCGGGGTCAGAGCCAGCGCTCCCAGCTCATGATGCGCACGCGAATCGCCGCCCAGGGCTTCACGGTGGCAGCCATCTTACTGGGTCTGGCTGCATCCGCTCTCAAGTCCGGACGCTGA
- the CLTB gene encoding clathrin light chain B isoform X1 has protein sequence MADDFGFFSSSESGVPDAAEEDPAAAFLAQQESEIAGIENDEGFGAPAGGQAALAQPGPASEADSEDMGTTINGDVFQEANGPADGYAAIAQADRLTQEPESIRKWREEQRKRLQELDAASKVTEQEWREKAKKDLEEWNQRQSEQVEKNKINNRIADKAFYQQPDADIIGYVASEEAFVKESKEETPGTEWEKVAQLCDFNPKSSKQCKDVSRLRSVLMSLKQTPLSR, from the exons ATGGCTGATGACTTTGGCTTCTTCTCATCGTCGGAGAGCGGGGTCCCCGACGCGGCCGAGGAGGACCCGGCTGCTGCCTTCCTGGCCCAGCAGGAGAGCGAGATCGCGGGCATCGAAAATGATGAGGGCTTCGGGGCACCTGCCGGCGGCCAGGCGGCCCTCGCGCAGCCGGGACCCGCGAGCGAGG CTGATTCTGAGGACATGGGGACCACAATCAATGGAGATGTGTTTCAG GAGGCTAACGGTCCAGCTGATGGCTACGCTGCCATTGCCCAGGCCGATAGGCTGACGCAGGAACCCGAGAGCATCCGCAAAtggagagaggagcagaggaaGCGGCTACAAGAGCTGG ATGCTGCCTCCAAGGTGACAGAACAGGAGTGGCGGGAGAAGGCCAAGAAGGACTTGGAGGAGTGGAACCAGCGGCAGAGTGAACAAGTTGAAAAGAACAAGATCAACAACCG GATCGCTGACAAAGCATTCTACCAGCAGCCAGATGCTGATATCATCGGCTACGT GGCATCTGAGGAGGCCTTTGTGAAGGAATCCAAGGAGGAAACCCCAGGCACGGAGTGGGAGAAGGTGgcccagctgtgtgacttcaaCCCCAAGAGCAGCAAGCAGTGCAAAGATGTGTCCCGCCTGCGCTCTGTGCTCATGTCCCTGAAGCAGACACCGCTGTCCCGCTAG
- the CLTB gene encoding clathrin light chain B isoform X2 gives MADDFGFFSSSESGVPDAAEEDPAAAFLAQQESEIAGIENDEGFGAPAGGQAALAQPGPASEADSEDMGTTINGDVFQEANGPADGYAAIAQADRLTQEPESIRKWREEQRKRLQELDAASKVTEQEWREKAKKDLEEWNQRQSEQVEKNKINNRASEEAFVKESKEETPGTEWEKVAQLCDFNPKSSKQCKDVSRLRSVLMSLKQTPLSR, from the exons ATGGCTGATGACTTTGGCTTCTTCTCATCGTCGGAGAGCGGGGTCCCCGACGCGGCCGAGGAGGACCCGGCTGCTGCCTTCCTGGCCCAGCAGGAGAGCGAGATCGCGGGCATCGAAAATGATGAGGGCTTCGGGGCACCTGCCGGCGGCCAGGCGGCCCTCGCGCAGCCGGGACCCGCGAGCGAGG CTGATTCTGAGGACATGGGGACCACAATCAATGGAGATGTGTTTCAG GAGGCTAACGGTCCAGCTGATGGCTACGCTGCCATTGCCCAGGCCGATAGGCTGACGCAGGAACCCGAGAGCATCCGCAAAtggagagaggagcagaggaaGCGGCTACAAGAGCTGG ATGCTGCCTCCAAGGTGACAGAACAGGAGTGGCGGGAGAAGGCCAAGAAGGACTTGGAGGAGTGGAACCAGCGGCAGAGTGAACAAGTTGAAAAGAACAAGATCAACAACCG GGCATCTGAGGAGGCCTTTGTGAAGGAATCCAAGGAGGAAACCCCAGGCACGGAGTGGGAGAAGGTGgcccagctgtgtgacttcaaCCCCAAGAGCAGCAAGCAGTGCAAAGATGTGTCCCGCCTGCGCTCTGTGCTCATGTCCCTGAAGCAGACACCGCTGTCCCGCTAG